A window from Festucalex cinctus isolate MCC-2025b chromosome 4, RoL_Fcin_1.0, whole genome shotgun sequence encodes these proteins:
- the ddx28 gene encoding putative ATP-dependent RNA helicase DDX28 isoform X2, which translates to MWSLKVGYSALASSRIYWTRINSLSTDLVYFSVCAASPEEIPVIRVPRSTQNRIENVKQTRGRNNINTSKAGKLLIQSRNASLNQSAGYTHGKFDEPTLCSKGWKHKKSFGDYFTVNNIKSVAPFVFGSGQEEDIKKPVKTFHKLHISKELVETLERLNITHPTTVQLQTIPKVMRGHNILCAAETGSGKTLSYLLPIVHKLHVDNEIHEEGSPKIHAAVVVPSRELAEQVASVSRSLCAPLGMVTRTIGGGRGVGHIKGVFKQGVPDILVATPGALVKALRRRYLDLSHLSFLVVDEADTMFDPSFANMLEDILRHTEIASVPDETQGPVRKAQLLVVGATFPCGVGDVLNQVTDLGSMVVIKSKMLHFLMPHVKQTFLKQEHGGGAGGDAVLVFCNKASTVNWLGYSLEEMGVPHARLQGEMPAVVRAGIFHNFQKGTVNVLLCTDVASRGLDTSRVRLVVNYDFPESHTDYIHRAGRVGRAGGCEGGEVLSFVTHPWDVELVQKIELAARRRTTLPGMESEIREPRPVTVETEELR; encoded by the exons ATGTGGTCTCTGAAGGTCGGCTACTCTGCTCTAGCTTCTTCAAGAATTTACTGGACTAGAATAAATAGTCTCTCGACCGATCTTGTTTATTTTTCGGTCTGCGCGGCCTCGCCGGAAGAGATCCCTGTCATTCGCGTCCCTCGGTCTACGCAGAATCGCATTGAGAATGTGAAGCAAACCCGAGGCAGGAACAACATTAACACCAGCAAAGCTGGCAAGCTCCTCATCCAGAGCAGGAACGCCAGTTTGAACCAGTCTGCAGGATACACGCACGGCAAATTTGACGAGCCTACACTCTGCTCCAAAGGATGGAAGCACAAAAAGTCATTCGGGGATTATTTCACCGTCAACAACATCAAATCTGTTGCCCCTTTTGTGTTCGGAAGCGGGCAGGAGGAGGATATTAAAAAGCCAGTGAAGACCTTCCATAAACTGCATATTTCCAAGGAGCTGGTGGAGACTTTGGAACGCTTAAACATCACTCATCCCACCACTGTGCAGCTTCAAACCATCCCCAAGGTGATGAGGGGTCACAACATCCTGTGTGCAGCCGAAACGGGAAGTGGGAAGACGCTGAGTTATCTGCTGCCAATTGTGCACAAGTTGCACGTGGATAATGAGATACATGAGGAGGGGTCTCCTAAAATCCACGCTGCAGTTGTGGTGCCCTCCAGGGAGCTGGCTGAACAGGTAGCATCTGTGTCCAGGAGCCTGTGTGCCCCACTGGGAATGGTGACGCGGACGATAGGAGGCGGGCGAGGCGTGGGGCACATCAAGGGGGTGTTCAAGCAAGGCGTTCCTGACATTTTAGTAGCCACACCGGGTGCTCTGGTCAAAGCCCTGCGGAGACGCTACTTGGACTTAAGCCATCTGAGCTTCCTTGTAGTGGACGAAGCGGACACCATGTTCGACCCGAGCTTCGCCAACATGCTGGAGGACATTTTGCGGCACACCGAAATCGCCAGCGTCCCGGACGAGACGCAAGGCCCCGTCCGTAAGGCCCAGCTGCTTGTGGTGGGTGCCACCTTCCCCTGCGGCGTCGGCGACGTCCTCAACCAGGTGACTGATCTCGGCAGCATGGTGGTCATCAAGAGTAAGATGCTCCACTTCCTCATGCCGCACGTAAAGCAGACCTTCCTCAAG CAGGAACacggaggaggagcaggaggggATGCCGTCCTTGTGTTCTGCAACAAGGCTTCCACCGTCAACTGGCTGGG GTACTCGTTGGAGGAGATGGGGGTGCCGCACGCTCGCCTCCAAGGGGAGATGCCGGCTGTGGTCCGTGCGGGCATCTTCCACAACTTCCAGAAAGGCACGGTCAACGTTCTCCTGTGCACCGACGTCGCCTCGCGAGGCCTGGACACGTCCCGGGTGCGCCTGGTGGTCAATTACGATTTCCCGGAGTCGCACACAGACTACATCCACCGGGCCGGCCGGGTGGGGAGGGCCGGCGGGTGCGAAGGCGGCGAGGTGCTCAGCTTCGTCACGCATCCGTGGGACGTGGAGCTCGTGCAGAAGATAGAGCTGGCGGCACGGAGAAGGACGACTTTGCCTGGTATGGAGTCTGAGATACGGGAACCAAGACCTGTAACTGTGGAGACTGAAGAGTTGAGGTGA
- the ddx28 gene encoding putative ATP-dependent RNA helicase DDX28 isoform X3: protein MWSLKVGYSALASSRIYWTRINSLSTDLVYFSVCAASPEEIPVIRVPRSTQNRIENVKQTRGRNNINTSKAGKLLIQSRNASLNQSAGYTHGKFDEPTLCSKGWKHKKSFGDYFTVNNIKSVAPFVFGSGQEEDIKKPVKTFHKLHISKELVETLERLNITHPTTVQLQTIPKVMRGHNILCAAETGSGKTLSYLLPIVHKLHVDNEIHEEGSPKIHAAVVVPSRELAEQVASVSRSLCAPLGMVTRTIGGGRGVGHIKGVFKQGVPDILVATPGALVKALRRRYLDLSHLSFLVVDEADTMFDPSFANMLEDILRHTEIASVPDETQGPVRKAQLLVVGATFPCGVGDVLNQQEHGGGAGGDAVLVFCNKASTVNWLGYSLEEMGVPHARLQGEMPAVVRAGIFHNFQKGTVNVLLCTDVASRGLDTSRVRLVVNYDFPESHTDYIHRAGRVGRAGGCEGGEVLSFVTHPWDVELVQKIELAARRRTTLPGMESEIREPRPVTVETEELR from the exons ATGTGGTCTCTGAAGGTCGGCTACTCTGCTCTAGCTTCTTCAAGAATTTACTGGACTAGAATAAATAGTCTCTCGACCGATCTTGTTTATTTTTCGGTCTGCGCGGCCTCGCCGGAAGAGATCCCTGTCATTCGCGTCCCTCGGTCTACGCAGAATCGCATTGAGAATGTGAAGCAAACCCGAGGCAGGAACAACATTAACACCAGCAAAGCTGGCAAGCTCCTCATCCAGAGCAGGAACGCCAGTTTGAACCAGTCTGCAGGATACACGCACGGCAAATTTGACGAGCCTACACTCTGCTCCAAAGGATGGAAGCACAAAAAGTCATTCGGGGATTATTTCACCGTCAACAACATCAAATCTGTTGCCCCTTTTGTGTTCGGAAGCGGGCAGGAGGAGGATATTAAAAAGCCAGTGAAGACCTTCCATAAACTGCATATTTCCAAGGAGCTGGTGGAGACTTTGGAACGCTTAAACATCACTCATCCCACCACTGTGCAGCTTCAAACCATCCCCAAGGTGATGAGGGGTCACAACATCCTGTGTGCAGCCGAAACGGGAAGTGGGAAGACGCTGAGTTATCTGCTGCCAATTGTGCACAAGTTGCACGTGGATAATGAGATACATGAGGAGGGGTCTCCTAAAATCCACGCTGCAGTTGTGGTGCCCTCCAGGGAGCTGGCTGAACAGGTAGCATCTGTGTCCAGGAGCCTGTGTGCCCCACTGGGAATGGTGACGCGGACGATAGGAGGCGGGCGAGGCGTGGGGCACATCAAGGGGGTGTTCAAGCAAGGCGTTCCTGACATTTTAGTAGCCACACCGGGTGCTCTGGTCAAAGCCCTGCGGAGACGCTACTTGGACTTAAGCCATCTGAGCTTCCTTGTAGTGGACGAAGCGGACACCATGTTCGACCCGAGCTTCGCCAACATGCTGGAGGACATTTTGCGGCACACCGAAATCGCCAGCGTCCCGGACGAGACGCAAGGCCCCGTCCGTAAGGCCCAGCTGCTTGTGGTGGGTGCCACCTTCCCCTGCGGCGTCGGCGACGTCCTCAACCAG CAGGAACacggaggaggagcaggaggggATGCCGTCCTTGTGTTCTGCAACAAGGCTTCCACCGTCAACTGGCTGGG GTACTCGTTGGAGGAGATGGGGGTGCCGCACGCTCGCCTCCAAGGGGAGATGCCGGCTGTGGTCCGTGCGGGCATCTTCCACAACTTCCAGAAAGGCACGGTCAACGTTCTCCTGTGCACCGACGTCGCCTCGCGAGGCCTGGACACGTCCCGGGTGCGCCTGGTGGTCAATTACGATTTCCCGGAGTCGCACACAGACTACATCCACCGGGCCGGCCGGGTGGGGAGGGCCGGCGGGTGCGAAGGCGGCGAGGTGCTCAGCTTCGTCACGCATCCGTGGGACGTGGAGCTCGTGCAGAAGATAGAGCTGGCGGCACGGAGAAGGACGACTTTGCCTGGTATGGAGTCTGAGATACGGGAACCAAGACCTGTAACTGTGGAGACTGAAGAGTTGAGGTGA
- the ddx28 gene encoding putative ATP-dependent RNA helicase DDX28 isoform X1: MWSLKVGYSALASSRIYWTRINSLSTDLVYFSVCAASPEEIPVIRVPRSTQNRIENVKQTRGRNNINTSKAGKLLIQSRNASLNQSAGYTHGKFDEPTLCSKGWKHKKSFGDYFTVNNIKSVAPFVFGSGQEEDIKKPVKTFHKLHISKELVETLERLNITHPTTVQLQTIPKVMRGHNILCAAETGSGKTLSYLLPIVHKLHVDNEIHEEGSPKIHAAVVVPSRELAEQVASVSRSLCAPLGMVTRTIGGGRGVGHIKGVFKQGVPDILVATPGALVKALRRRYLDLSHLSFLVVDEADTMFDPSFANMLEDILRHTEIASVPDETQGPVRKAQLLVVGATFPCGVGDVLNQVTDLGSMVVIKSKMLHFLMPHVKQTFLKVRGQDKILEFNHYLKRLQQEHGGGAGGDAVLVFCNKASTVNWLGYSLEEMGVPHARLQGEMPAVVRAGIFHNFQKGTVNVLLCTDVASRGLDTSRVRLVVNYDFPESHTDYIHRAGRVGRAGGCEGGEVLSFVTHPWDVELVQKIELAARRRTTLPGMESEIREPRPVTVETEELR; this comes from the exons ATGTGGTCTCTGAAGGTCGGCTACTCTGCTCTAGCTTCTTCAAGAATTTACTGGACTAGAATAAATAGTCTCTCGACCGATCTTGTTTATTTTTCGGTCTGCGCGGCCTCGCCGGAAGAGATCCCTGTCATTCGCGTCCCTCGGTCTACGCAGAATCGCATTGAGAATGTGAAGCAAACCCGAGGCAGGAACAACATTAACACCAGCAAAGCTGGCAAGCTCCTCATCCAGAGCAGGAACGCCAGTTTGAACCAGTCTGCAGGATACACGCACGGCAAATTTGACGAGCCTACACTCTGCTCCAAAGGATGGAAGCACAAAAAGTCATTCGGGGATTATTTCACCGTCAACAACATCAAATCTGTTGCCCCTTTTGTGTTCGGAAGCGGGCAGGAGGAGGATATTAAAAAGCCAGTGAAGACCTTCCATAAACTGCATATTTCCAAGGAGCTGGTGGAGACTTTGGAACGCTTAAACATCACTCATCCCACCACTGTGCAGCTTCAAACCATCCCCAAGGTGATGAGGGGTCACAACATCCTGTGTGCAGCCGAAACGGGAAGTGGGAAGACGCTGAGTTATCTGCTGCCAATTGTGCACAAGTTGCACGTGGATAATGAGATACATGAGGAGGGGTCTCCTAAAATCCACGCTGCAGTTGTGGTGCCCTCCAGGGAGCTGGCTGAACAGGTAGCATCTGTGTCCAGGAGCCTGTGTGCCCCACTGGGAATGGTGACGCGGACGATAGGAGGCGGGCGAGGCGTGGGGCACATCAAGGGGGTGTTCAAGCAAGGCGTTCCTGACATTTTAGTAGCCACACCGGGTGCTCTGGTCAAAGCCCTGCGGAGACGCTACTTGGACTTAAGCCATCTGAGCTTCCTTGTAGTGGACGAAGCGGACACCATGTTCGACCCGAGCTTCGCCAACATGCTGGAGGACATTTTGCGGCACACCGAAATCGCCAGCGTCCCGGACGAGACGCAAGGCCCCGTCCGTAAGGCCCAGCTGCTTGTGGTGGGTGCCACCTTCCCCTGCGGCGTCGGCGACGTCCTCAACCAGGTGACTGATCTCGGCAGCATGGTGGTCATCAAGAGTAAGATGCTCCACTTCCTCATGCCGCACGTAAAGCAGACCTTCCTCAAGGTGAGAGGGCAGGATAAGATCCTGGAGTTCAACCATTACCTGAAACGACTCCAGCAGGAACacggaggaggagcaggaggggATGCCGTCCTTGTGTTCTGCAACAAGGCTTCCACCGTCAACTGGCTGGG GTACTCGTTGGAGGAGATGGGGGTGCCGCACGCTCGCCTCCAAGGGGAGATGCCGGCTGTGGTCCGTGCGGGCATCTTCCACAACTTCCAGAAAGGCACGGTCAACGTTCTCCTGTGCACCGACGTCGCCTCGCGAGGCCTGGACACGTCCCGGGTGCGCCTGGTGGTCAATTACGATTTCCCGGAGTCGCACACAGACTACATCCACCGGGCCGGCCGGGTGGGGAGGGCCGGCGGGTGCGAAGGCGGCGAGGTGCTCAGCTTCGTCACGCATCCGTGGGACGTGGAGCTCGTGCAGAAGATAGAGCTGGCGGCACGGAGAAGGACGACTTTGCCTGGTATGGAGTCTGAGATACGGGAACCAAGACCTGTAACTGTGGAGACTGAAGAGTTGAGGTGA